The Chaetodon auriga isolate fChaAug3 chromosome 20, fChaAug3.hap1, whole genome shotgun sequence genome contains the following window.
GTTCACAATCTCATTGGCTGTTCAAAGCGTCAGTCATCCCCAAACTCGACTGCGATTGGCTCCATtttcaaacagaagaagagaaggaggaccTTCTGTTCCACTCAGCCTGTCATTGGCCACTCTGGTTGCTAGGCTTCGGATGGCAGCTCGTGATTGGTCAGAGAAGTTTCATTTGAACcctgagacaggaagaggaactGGAGACAAGATGGCCGCCTGTTAGCTTGTGGAAGCTGTAATGGTggaaagcagagaagaggagctgaagacgAGCTCGTCTCCTGCTGATGTGaaggagaaaacatgtttctgtggattcTGTTCATGTTCTGGACTAAATCTTTTCACTGCAGcggatcttctggacctttgtggacgTTTCACGCCGTTTTTGTCCGAGTGTTTTCGTCTGCGGATCGCTGAGAGACGTCAGCGGTGAGTCTGTTTTAAAGccgctgtttgtctgctgctgctgttcgtTGAGCCTCCTGCTCTGATTGGACCTTCACTGTTCACCTTTTCATGTTTCTACATTAAACTTCTAGATTTTATTACACACTTGCTTGAAAATTAGCACAAAGATTTTGTGAGATATGTGCTCGTTTCATATAAAGTATTAATAAAGTTCTCTGTCGTGATGTCTGTGTATGAACACATGAGGTTCATCACACAGCaaagcattcatgtgttcatcactttaacggcacagatggagaaaaaagtacatttccctcAGATGTGTACTGcagtacaagtataaagtagcagaaagtggaaatactcaagtggAGTATCTCAAAAATGTTCTGAAGTACTTGAGTGAAAGTACTTAGTTACATCCACCAAACATTTCGCTCTGTCCCTCCGTCGTCTTGAGCTCCTCAGCTGTGATTCACTTTCATAATTAAAGGTTTTTGTGTCACATGGAGGACGCCGCTTTCAGGAGGCGAGCGACCTCACGGCGGCGACCTCACGGCGGCGACCTCACAGCAGCGTTCTGCTGACACTGGTGGACTCCGTCGGGCTTCCAGCAGGACTCAGATGAATGAGGACAGACGGAGGATGTGAGACAGTGTTTTTAAGAGAagctcagacagcagctcctgcGCTCAGGTGGGTGGACGCCGGCGGCGGTCGGGCCCGGCGGCGGGCGGCTGCAGATGCCGCCTGTCTCCTCGCACCAAAGTGAAAACCTGGAAACGTCTCGGTGTGACATCCGACGTCTCCCACTCGTCCTGCCCGTCCAAACGAGTCCTCGGGTTCATCAGCTAAAATCAGCGTAAACGTCACGAGAGCACAGGAAACTGCTGCTCGTCTTCACGCCTTCATCGCATCACATTCACATCGACCATAATACTTCAAACGCACTCAGGGTCATGTACTGAAAGACACCTgagcgcctcctcctcctcctgctcctcctcttcctcctcctcctcctcttcctcctcttcctcctgctcctcctcttcctcctcctcctcctcctcctcctcctcctcctcctcctcctcattgttGATATAGTGATGTCAGGTTTGACCTTCAGTGTCACTGAAGTCCTTCACAAACCTGCTTTCTAAACTTTACAAGGTGGACAAGGAGACTGGAGCGTTTGCAGGTCACATGACGTCCATCAGTGACCTGCTGCAGTAACGGCAGAGCGTCTGTTCCTTCAtccgtgtgtctgtgtgtgtgtgtgtgtgtgtgtgtgtgtgtgtgtgtgtgttgctgctgacgAGTTAATGAACTTCCTGTTGGACTCGTTAaatgttcttcctcttcaggtCTGTGATGGACCAAGGACGATCAGCTGAGTCAGAATCAAAGCTCCAGGAAACGTGAAGCCTGTGGACACGACCCTGAAGGAGAGGCGTCGACTACGGCGTCCAATCACTGTGAGCTGAGATAAAACCTCCTGATCCTGGATCAGTTTGGGGTGAATTCTGTGCTCATTGCCACTTTGGGTTTAACCGGCTCCTTCTCTAGAAACcgcagctgaggctcatgggtattgtagtatttcAAGCCGTCCGCCCGCCTCACTGAGtcagctgactgtgtgttagCTGAGTCAGCAGAAAACAGGTTGATTATTCTTCAGAGACGGTTTGTAACAGGCTGTCAGTGCCATCAGGACGCGTAGAGACGTCACGATCAGTGTTTCACTGAAGGTCAAAGACGCTGAAAACTGGTCTGTGTACCACAACAGATTGACCTGGTGACCCTCCGGAGGGGCCCGACCCTTACGTTGGGCCCCACTGGCCTAAACCAGCTCGCAGGATATGaagtatttgaagtatttgaagtacctccacctgcagcagctccaccagtgAACAGAGATCAGACAGGAGACAGTAAGTACTTCATGTACATTATCCtcacagtacttttactcatGTAGGGTATGATTAGGGCATGTGAGGATATTTGTACTCTGTGGTATCGGCAGGTTTACTTTGAAGGACCTGAGGACGTCACGCTGTCCTCTCATACAATCAGACTGCagctcttttcattcattttgctgctgctggaatgtaacagagtacatttactcaagtacagtactgAAGTACTTCTCAGTACTTTGTACTTGGGGgacatattgtactttttacttcactgcgTTTTTCTGACGGCTTCAGTTtcttcacacattcagatttttacacacaaagttttaaaatgtgacCTTTTGTTCTAAATGAAACTCTGACAGTTCAAAGGACGTAActgatcgatcgatcgattgatcgatggatcagtcagtcagaaacGATCGCTCGTcttgttttaatggtttcagtgATCTTTGCTGTCCAATCATTTGATGTTTGAGCTCCTCagctgtttgatttgctgctttttgaaaATGATCAGATTGTTTCAGTCAAAGCAGGACTTTCAGAGTATTTGTACAGCGTGctattagtacttttactgcagtaaaggaCGTGAATACTTGGTCCATCAGTGGTTCTGAATAAATAATCTCATTCAGAAGAAAGAAGCAGCAGAGTCTCATATTTATAGACCGACTGTCTCTTTTTATTTGACAGCATCTGAGGACGAGACACTTTGAGTTTtcagtctgtcctcctcctcctcctcctcctcctgctcctcctcctcctcctcctcctcctcatcatcatctgtgctgtcagtcaaacagatcTGAAGTGTTTTCATGTCAGAAACAGCCTCACACGTCTTtctttcaacattttctttctcctttatAAATATGAACAGATACACTCAGGATACATCGAACAAACACGCGGCTGGATTCCATTAATAAGACTGAGCTTCCTTTTATACAAAGTTCtgtcataaaataaaatcatgtaCGTCAAATATACATTCTGACCGACAGCGcggcaaaaaaagaaaaaaaggtccATTTTCATCaagtcatgtgttcatgttcagcCTTAAAATCCATCTTTGGGTCTGAGTTCAGCCTCTGGTGAGACTTCGGGACATAAACACCGACGGACAGGACGAGAGAAGATTTAAGAAGATGGTTCACTTTGTTCTGAAGAGGTTTGGACGCGTCGGTTGGAAACTTCTTGACTTTGCTGCAGAAAACCAGTTTTAGGTCTTTCAGGGGTCAAACTTCTTGTAAATGTCGGGACGGTCGTCCAATCAGCAGACAGTCTTCAGGTCTGGCACGAGCACTTGCACTCTGATATAATGGGGTACTGAACAGGTATCCAGGCGCACTTCAGACCCCCCTTTTTCTGCAGGCAGCGCCATCGCAGGATCGTAAAATGAGTGGATTTGGCAGGTTTGCAGACCATCCCTTCAGGGACCGAACAAGACCGCTTATTGTAGCAGCTCCCCACCTTCACGTAGCGCGGCCAGAATCTGCTGCCCAGGTCGTTCCATGCGTAAACAACCGGGCAGAAGGCGTACGACCACAGCCACAGTTGCAGCCTTCTCCGGAGTTTCTTGCTCGGCTTCTGCTTCTTGCCGTGCTGGACCTCGAACTCCATGGCCCGGATCTCTTTGGGCATCGCTCCGGAGAGCTTCTGCCGCAGGTCCGCCTCGTTCACGTCCTCGTTCCCCGCGTACTTGTCCTCCGGCGGGGAAACGGACATGAAGTGCGGGTCGAAGTGGCTGCCCAGAGTGCTCCTGAGCTCCGTCTCGTTCAGGTCCTTCTCCCGGGGGTCAAGAACCGGGTCCGGGTCCTCCTTTAGGTCCACAATGGGCAGCGTGTCACTGGGAATGGGACGGAGGAGATAGTAGTGTTGGCACACGGCCTCCTCTATCCTGAAGCCCAGAGAGAGCACGAGCATGAACACAGGCAAGAAGTAAGAGCAGTTATCCATCTCCTCAGCGCGGCTCCGGGGGAGACACAGTCAGAGTATTCACAGCTAACCCTCCCCAAAGGAAGTGGAACGCGCCCGGAGTTTCCCTCGAAGACTCTGGCTGGAGGGAAGATGTCCGGGTCCGCGCGGAGAGCGCGCAGCAGACGCACCGCGACCGATCCGCGCGCCACGCGCGACGAAACTTCTCGGCAACTTTCAGACAGCGAGAGGTGCCAGAAGAGGGCTGTGACAGTCCGTGGGCCGGGTCCCCGCTGGGGAAGAGACGGTGAGACAGCTCAGCACCCCGCGGGTCGCTGCAGTCCGCATGTTGGCGCGccggctgctgctgcctctggtCCTCCTGCAGCCGAACTGAAGGCGCCTCACACTGCAACCAAATATCCAGCAGGGCGGTGATGTAACCCCGCTCCCTCTCTGATGGCTGAGAGACCAGCCCTCCATGTTCACCCGAGGACTCCCTCCCATCAGCCAAACACGCTGTTTACGCACAGGCGCGCGCATCATGACGGTGTGATCAGGGTTAGTGTTAGAGGTGGTCACGGAGGCAGAGATGTAGTACAGCTGTGAAAGTACAAGCAGCCACTGcgtcagagaggagaagaagaattaAGAGCGGTAAAAGTACTTCAGCACCTGTAAAAGTACTGCACAGTCATTTAACTGAAGACGTAGAATTACTGTATTAATTCAATCAAGAGAGCAAAAGTGAACCATAACATCACGTTTAATGGTGTTTAGGATCCACATTATTCAACAAGGAACAAGTAATTATACCTGTCAGGTTGTgtaaaactgcagtattttccTCTGACCTGTAGGACATTAGTCTGAAAAGTCCATTCAAAGTCAAgatgtgtttaaatgtttgtgtaaatgtcCTGAATCAGTTTGAACCACCGACAAAGAGCGAgcgtctgtcagtgtgtgtgtgtgtgctgcagtgtgtgtgtgtgctgcagtgtgtgtgtgtgctgcagtgtgtgtgtgttgcagtgtgatgaagtgtgtgtgtgtgttgcagtgtgttgcagtgtgatgtgtgtgtgtgtgtgtgtgtgtgtgtgttgcagtgtgatgaagtgtgtgtgtgtgtgtgtgtgtgttgcagtgtgctgcagtgtgtgtgtgtgtgtgtgttgcagtgtgatgaagtgtgtgtgtgtgtgttgcagtgtgctgcagtgtgttgcagtgtgatgaagtgtgtgtgtgtgtgtgtgtgttgcagtgtgctgcagtgtgtgtgtgttgcagtgtgatgaagtgtgtgtgtgtgtgtgtgtgtgtgtgtgttgcagtgtgttgcagtgtgttgcagtgtgatgaagtgtgtgtgtgtgtgtgtgtgtgtgtgtgtgtgtgtgtgtgtgttgcagtgtgatgaagtgtgtgtgtgtgtgtgtgtgtgtgtgtgttgcagtgtgttgcagtgtgttgcagtgtgatgaagtgtgtgtgtgtgtgtgtgtgtgtgtgtgtgtgtgtgttgcagtgtgctgcagtgttgCTGTAACCCAGTGAAGCTTCGCTGCAGACGAGCTGCCAGAGGAGTTTTATGAGTTCTCGTGGTTCCAGCTTGGTGTTTGTTCTTTAACTCCTCGTCTGCTGGATTCTCTCGTCGTGTGtccagactgacagacaaactTCCGTCCATCACGAACACTCGCTGCCTTCACTGGACGAGAAGGGGACAAACGTCTATCCGTCTCTCAGACAGCTGATCCTAAAAATGTGGAAAACGTTCAGCTGTGGGGGAAATGAAATCACAGCAGAGTCAGTGAACCAGCCTGAAGCTCTGATCGCGTCGTGTCCTCTGCAGTGGAACTGTCTGTTTTATGTCCACAGGCTTTAACTCCAGCTGAACCTTTTACtcactgaaaatgtcattttgcaggATTAGCTGATTGTTTTTCATCCTCTGTCTCAAACCTGAGGTTTAAAGAGGGAATAATGAGGCTGAAGAGGTTGTTAAAGGCTACAGAGTTTAAATTTTAATTCCGgatgcagtgaatgaatgaatgaatgaatgaggtcTGGTAGCAGATAAAGATTCTTAAATGGTCACAGTTCAGCGGGACTCCGGCAGCAGGAGGCAGGAGCTGTTGGTATGTTTGCCAACGTTGTAAAAGTTGAAATATGGGGCCGATAAAACACAGCTcttgtctaaaatgcagttggGTTGAGATAAAGAGTCGACTATGCTGGTCTGGACGACCTGGACCAGACAAACGGGCCCTGAATGTGGAGGCTGGTCCCTGTTGGGTTAATGTGTCCACACGGAGCTGTAACACTGCACTATATGATGTGACCTGGGACCAGCGGCAGCTTTCTGTACTCTGAAGGCAATTAGTGTCAGGAAAAGGCCTCTTTATAAGATCACATGACAGGCCGGACTCTGTGCACCTTCACGGTCTGCGGTCGGGGACACGTCCCGTCAGCCGAGCAGAGACACGACTGGTCCAGGTGCTTTTATTCACGGATTTATCTGAAGGATCGCAGTCCGTCCAGCACGCGTCACCCTGATCCTCCAGCTTCTGCTTCAGCTGAGCCTGAACGAGAGCAGCGGCGTCAGCACGTCGGCCGGATGAAGGCGTCGACCAGCAGGAACAGGAAGACGAATCCTGGCTTTTATCCAGAGAGAACTCACATTGGTGGAATCAGATTCAGTCCCTAAATCATCagtttgctttcttcttcttcttcttcttcttcttctcccagcCCTGAACCCTGTtacctcctccctcccatctgctgctgaaaaggaTTTGTGGGTAATTTTCTGGCCCGCtgatgtgacagtgtgtgacgGGCGCCGCTAAACTGTCATATCTCTGTGGACAGGAAGTCGGCGGCTCCGATAAgacttcctctctctttgtaaAGCTTTAATCCTTCACTTCCATATCAGGGTCCCAGAGACGGAGCCCCGGGGGACTCGTGTTCACGCTGCCATGGATTTGGAGGCCTTGAGGACTTTGAGCTTCCTGGAAAAGTCCACTGAGCGTCTGTGGGGTCTGAAGCTCTGTGCAGCTCTCCATGTTCAACAGTGCAGACGCAGGTCTGGGTCGACCCCGGTCCTCCAGGGACTCCAGGAGGATCCTGATCAGACCAGGAGCAGGCCTCCCTCTGCAGGTCAGAGCTCCTCATCCTGTGTCTCAGAGTCCAGgcagcctgcagaggaaactccTCTCCCTTCGTCTTCGACTCAGACCACAGGTGAGACCCGGAGCGCAGAGGACAGGTGAACTGACAGCCTTCTGGTTCGGCTCCCTCTGAACCACAGCGGTCCTCACGCCTGCTGACGCTGCACCGACCCACCCGTCCGTCATCGTACCGTCAGTCAGACCCAGATCCTGGACCTCTTTGACTCAGTCCAGCCTGGAGGGAACGCGCACCCGTTTCCCAGCAGAGAGCCGAGGCCTCAGACCAGGAGGGGCTGACTCGCCCCGGTGCATGTTTTCCATCACCGGCCTCAGAGTCTGGACGGTCTGACCTGAATGTATTCAATGACGTGGCATTAAGGCGGTTTAGATTTGACCTGCTGAACCTGCAGAGACCCCGATCAGAGTCTCGTGCTCTGACTGGGTGGGTTAAAAAAAAGCCTCTCGGCCTTTCAGGGTGAAACGTGACGTCATGCTGAAGTCCAGCGGTCACCTTCACTTATCATCAAAAGCTCGAGCGGCCATCAGCGGCAGATTCCGGCGTGCTGCCTGAACACGGACGCCgtcttttccctcttctttCCAGGACAGACGGCCGGTCCACATGTTCTGAATCACATTTTCCTTTGATTGTCCAGAGCGCGGTGATACGGCCCAGCGCGGCGGATCACTGGCTTTCCAGCTTTGACGGGGCCGATGTTAGCCTCCAACGTTAGCTTAATCTTAATAGTGAATCAGAGGGCCTCCCAGgatgaaggagcagcagctcgCCGCGTCGTTCGTGACCCGGCCAGATAAAAACTCagagctgtttgttgtttgtgtcgTTCAGCCCGCAAGAGCGAGCTTTGATGGTGAGACAGACGGAGCAATTTGGACGCTCCATTTGGGTGAGAAGGCTTCAAGGTGGCAGagacaggtcacacacacacacacacacacacacacacacacacacacacacaggcacttaTCAGGCTcagatttctctctgcagcagaattATCCTTTCAAAGAAGCCGGAGGAATACATTATCTTCACTTCCTCGTTTTCTCTGGAAAGACGAGACTCGCTGTGAGATGCAGATGTTTCACCAGATGTTTTTCCTGCTCGCTGTGAACCAAACATCCAGCCTCTTCGTCCCCTGAACGTCCTCCACTCCATCCAGCAGATCCAGATTAAAAATGTCCCAGATTCAAGGTTTGAGGGACGTTTTCATGCAGGTGTTGAGTTTTAAAGCTCCGGTGATGAAGTTTTATGGG
Protein-coding sequences here:
- the nog3 gene encoding noggin-3, with protein sequence MDNCSYFLPVFMLVLSLGFRIEEAVCQHYYLLRPIPSDTLPIVDLKEDPDPVLDPREKDLNETELRSTLGSHFDPHFMSVSPPEDKYAGNEDVNEADLRQKLSGAMPKEIRAMEFEVQHGKKQKPSKKLRRRLQLWLWSYAFCPVVYAWNDLGSRFWPRYVKVGSCYNKRSCSVPEGMVCKPAKSTHFTILRWRCLQKKGGLKCAWIPVQYPIISECKCSCQT